TCCTTTCATTGCTCTCGTTACTTCCCCAAAACCTTCTTGACCTGGCCGATCTTTTCCTGAACTTTGCCGGCGATCTTTTCACCGGTACCTTCCGCTTCCAGCTTTGGATTATCGGTGACTTTCCCGGCGATCTCCTTGGCCTTCCCCTTCAGTTCGTGAATCGTGCCTTCCGCCTTGTCCTTCATACTGGATTTCACGGTATTCCTCCTTTCGAATTTCGCCCTGCAGGCGCACTTCTTCCCGTAGTAAGCACACGGTAATCCTGCCCGCCAGCCTTCGGTATCGGTTTCTGTCTGAAACGCGAGTCGCTGTTTGTCTGATTCTCGGTCCGGTGTTTGTCCTATGGGTGAAAGCCAACGGTTCAAGCCATCGGACAAACACCGGTGCCAGAATCGGACAAACCACGAATCATATTTCGGACATAGGCCGATGCTCCCGGCGGGAAGACAGGGTTATTTTGCTGATACCATGTTCGCCAGCAACGTACACGGAGTGAAAATCGTGAAGAACCGGATGACCAATACCGGTTCCAGAAAAACGGCCGGCAACCACAGGAGCAACCCGGAATCCGCAGGATCCGGCAGAAAAGAGGAGTCGACATGTCGATGTCGAACGCGATCCCCGCAGGCCGGCACGACAAAATCCGGAAGGGTAACGGATCCAGGTCCGACGGCGGGTTCCGACGGTCGCTCCTTGCCGGAACCATCGCACTTGTCCTCCTGTTGCCGGGCGCGGGTTTCGCCGCCGAGCCCGTCCCTGCCGAAACCCCTGCGAAGGAGGCGGTGGCGGCCGTCGACAATCTCCTGATCACGACGCCTCCCCCTCCCCCCAACGTGCGGATACCGGTTCTGGGGTGGGGGGCGGGGAACGGCAAGAGCCATTTTATCCCGGCGTTGGAGATCGTGGGATTCGAGGCGCTCCTCAACGTGTACGGCCGAATCGCTTACCCCAACCTTGTGGACCCGGTCTATTCGGAAGGACATAAAGTCTACAGCGTGACCCCGTCCACCGCCTGGAGGCACCTCACCAAAGGCCCCTGGGGATTCGACGGCGATTCCTTCCAGGTGAACCAGTTACAGCATCCCTACCAGGGAGCCGTCTATCAAGGATTCGCGCGATCGGCCGGCCTCGGCTTCTGGGAATCGGCCGCCTATACCTTCCTGGGCAGCTTTCTCTGGGAGGTGGCCGGAGAGACCACAAAGCCCTCCATCAATGACCAGGTCGCGAGCGGCATCGGCGGGAGTTTACTGGGGGAGCCACTCTTCCGGCTGTCGAGCCTGATGCTCGAAGACGGCGGCTATAACCCCGGATTCTGGCGCGAGCTAAGCGCAGCGGTGATCTCGCCCCCAACCGGCTTCAACCGCCTCGCTTTCGGCGACCGGTTCAAGGGGGTGTTCCCGAGCCACAGCCCGGCCACCTTTACGCGCGTGCGGCTCGGCGCGAACATTACCGGACACGCGACCGGCCCCGGCGCTGAAAATAATGTCACCCGGAACGAGGGGTCCCTGGACTACTTCCTCGCGTACGGTCTCCCCGGGAAAGACGGTTACACCTATGATAGGCCTTTCGACTACTTCGACTTCCAATTCACCGCCGTCTCCAGCAGGAACGTAATCGAAAACATCATGACCCGCGGCCTCCTCTACGGAAAGAAATACGAGGCGGGCGACGACTATCGCGGGGTATGGGGCCTGTACGGGAGCTTCGACTACATCTCGCCGCAGGTCTTCCGAGTCTCCAGCACGGCCCTTTCCCTCGGCACCACCAGCCAGTGGTGGCTCACACGCGCGATTGCGCTTCAAGGCTCGGCGGTCGGCGGAATCGGCTACGGCGCGGCGGGCACCGTCCACCCCACCGAGGAACGCGACTACCACTACGGAGGGGTAGGTCAGGGACTTCTCGCCGCCCGCCTGATCTTCGGCGACAAGGCCATGCTCGACATGACGGCGCGCGAGTACTTCATCAGCGGCTTCGGTTCCACCCAAGTGGATGGATCGGAGCGCATCTTCCGCGGGAACGCGTCGCTCATCGTGAGCGTTTACAAACGCCACGGGCTCGGGATACAGTACCTCTACTCGCAACGGGATGCGTCCACTCCCAATATCCCCGGAACGCACCAGACGGTGGGAACGTGGAGCATCGCCTACAACTTCCTCGGCGACTCCCGGTTCGGCGCCGTCGAGTGGCGACCCGCTGAAATCGAGGCGCGCTAAAACCGGATGCCGCGGAAAGCGAAAGGAACAATGGCGATGACCCTCGTCCTCCGGATCGTCCTCGGACTGGCCGTGTTGCTTCTACCCCTCGGTCATCGATGCCTCGCGGAGGATAACGGGGTGATTTCACGAATCATCGAAACCGAAAAAACGGACTTCGGGAATTTCTACCTGGATCGGGCGAACCTGACCAGGCTCGGAATCGGTGTCGCCGGGGCCGCCGTGTTCGCCAACACGGGGATGGATCGGTATATCCGCAACAAGTACCAGAACGACCTGCGAAGCGATGTAACGGACGACACCACGAGAATATTCAACATTTCCGGCACCGCGCTCGCTCTCATCGTCGTACCGGCCTACATCGGCACCTACGGGGTCGGAAAGTTGCTTCATAATTCGACGATGGAGGAATGGGCCCAGAAATCGTTCCGGGCAACCGTCGTGGGAGGACCGTCCCTCGTATTCCTGGCAGCGGTAACCGGGGCTGACCGGCCCACCGAAGGAGATTCCCACTGGAGACCGTTTCAGAATTTCCATGGGATCAGCGGTCACTCGTTCATCGGCAGTATTCCGTTCATCACCGCCGCGAAAATGAGTGAAAACCCCTACCAGAAGGGGATCTTTTACGGGCTATCGACGTTCCCGGGGCTCTCGCGGATCAACGACGACAAGCACTATTTTTCCCAGGTGGCCCTGGCATGGTACCTCGCGTATTTGAGCTGCGCCGCCGTCGAAAAAGGAGACGATCGGCAGGAAAAACGAGTGAACGTCCAGCTCGCGCCCGTCCCGAAAGGGATCGCG
The Candidatus Deferrimicrobium sp. genome window above contains:
- a CDS encoding CsbD family protein, which produces MKSSMKDKAEGTIHELKGKAKEIAGKVTDNPKLEAEGTGEKIAGKVQEKIGQVKKVLGK
- a CDS encoding DUF3943 domain-containing protein, encoding MSMSNAIPAGRHDKIRKGNGSRSDGGFRRSLLAGTIALVLLLPGAGFAAEPVPAETPAKEAVAAVDNLLITTPPPPPNVRIPVLGWGAGNGKSHFIPALEIVGFEALLNVYGRIAYPNLVDPVYSEGHKVYSVTPSTAWRHLTKGPWGFDGDSFQVNQLQHPYQGAVYQGFARSAGLGFWESAAYTFLGSFLWEVAGETTKPSINDQVASGIGGSLLGEPLFRLSSLMLEDGGYNPGFWRELSAAVISPPTGFNRLAFGDRFKGVFPSHSPATFTRVRLGANITGHATGPGAENNVTRNEGSLDYFLAYGLPGKDGYTYDRPFDYFDFQFTAVSSRNVIENIMTRGLLYGKKYEAGDDYRGVWGLYGSFDYISPQVFRVSSTALSLGTTSQWWLTRAIALQGSAVGGIGYGAAGTVHPTEERDYHYGGVGQGLLAARLIFGDKAMLDMTAREYFISGFGSTQVDGSERIFRGNASLIVSVYKRHGLGIQYLYSQRDASTPNIPGTHQTVGTWSIAYNFLGDSRFGAVEWRPAEIEAR